The following proteins come from a genomic window of Coffea arabica cultivar ET-39 chromosome 11c, Coffea Arabica ET-39 HiFi, whole genome shotgun sequence:
- the LOC113717159 gene encoding nucleolar GTP-binding protein 1 has translation MVQYNFKKITIVPTGKDFVDIILSRTQRQTPTVVHKGYAISRIRQFYMRKVKYTQQNFHEKLSTIIEEFPRLDDIHPFYGDLLHVLYNKDHYKLALGQINTARNLIGKIAKDYVKLLKYGDSLYRCKSLKVAALGRMCTVIKRIGPSLAYLEQIRQHMARLPSIDPNTRTILICGYPNVGKSSFINKITRADVDVQPYAFTTKSLFVGHTDYKYLRYQVIDTPGILDRPFEDRNIIEMCSITALAHLRAAVLFFLDISGSCGYSIAQQAALFHSIKSLFMNKPLIIVCNKTDLQPLEGISEEDMKLVMEMKAEAMKTVMGQGGEPTDDEGVLLTMSTLTEEGVIAVKNAACERLLNQRVEMKMKSKKLNDCLNRFHVAIPKPRDQKERPACIPQAVLEAKARKADQAAEKERRKLERDLEDENGGAGVYSASLRKHYILANDEWKEDIMPEIMDGHNVYDFIDPDILQRLEELEREEGIRQEQEADDDFEMDGAELTAEEQEALAEIRKKKSFLIQQHRMKKSTAESRPIVPRKFDKERQFTSERMGRQLSSLGLDPSLAINRARSKSRGRKRERSPERGEDAMDVDNDQPSKKLLRLRSRSRSRSRPPNEVAPGEGFKDSAQKVKAVKLAKKSVKKRNKDARRGEADRVIPSLKPKHLFSGKRSIGKTQRR, from the coding sequence ATGGTGCAGTATAACTTTAAAAAGATCACCATTGTTCCCACGGGGAAGGACTTTGTTGATATTATCCTTTCTCGCACACAGCGCCAAACACCTACTGTTGTTCACAAGGGTTATGCCATTTCTCGCATCCGCCAGTTTTACATGCGCAAAGTGAAATATACGCAACAAAACTTTCATGAGAAGCTGTCCACTATCATAGAGGAGTTTCCTAGGCTTGATGATATTCATCCTTTTTATGGTGATCTTCTCCATGTCCTTTATAACAAAGACCATTACAAACTTGCTCTTGGGCAGATCAATACTGCAAGGAACTTAATTGGTAAGATAGCCAAGGATTATGTGAAATTGTTGAAGTATGGTGATTCTTTGTATCGTTGCAAGTCTTTGAAGGTTGCTGCTCTTGGCCGTATGTGTACTGTGATTAAGCGTATAGGGCCTAGCTTAGCATATCTTGAACAGATAAGGCAACACATGGCTAGACTGCCCTCAATTGATCCAAATACTAGGACTATCTTGATATGTGGGTACCCAAATGTTGGCAAGAGTTCATTTATTAACAAAATTACCCGAGCAGATGTAGATGTGCAGCCCTATGCTTTTACGACAAAGTCTCTGTTTGTTGGTCACACAGACTACAAGTATTTAAGGTATCAAGTCATTGACACCCCTGGGATCCTGGATAGGCCCTTTGAGGACCGTAATATTATTGAAATGTGCAGCATTACAGCTCTGGCTCATCTCAGGGCTGCTGTACTATTCTTTTTGGACATATCTGGGTCTTGTGGCTATAGTATTGCACAACAAGCAGCTCTTTTTCATAGCATTAAGTCGCTGTTTATGAACAAACCTTTGATCATAGTCTGCAACAAAACAGACTTGCAACCACTTGAAGGGATTTCTGAGGAAGATATGAAGTTGGTCATGGAGATGAAAGCAGAAGCAATGAAGACTGTGATGGGTCAAGGGGGTGAACCCACGGATGATGAAGGTGTGCTGTTGACGATGAGTACCCTTACTGAAGAGGGAGTAATCGCAGTTAAAAATGCAGCTTGTGAAAGGTTGTTGAACCAAAGAGtagaaatgaaaatgaagtCAAAGAAGTTGAATGACTGCTTGAATCGTTTTCACGTTGCAATTCCAAAGCCCAGGGACCAGAAAGAAAGGCCAGCATGCATACCTCAGGCTGTTTTGGAAGCTAAAGCTAGGAAAGCTGACCAAGCTGCAGAGAAAGAGAGGAGGAAGCTTGAGAGGGATCTGGAGGATGAGAATGGTGGTGCAGGTGTATACTCTGCTAGCTTAAGAAAGCACTATATCCTTGCAAATGATGAATGGAAAGAGGATATAATGCCTGAAATTATGGATGGGCACAATGTCTATGATTTCATTGATCCTGATATTTTACAGAGGCTTGAGGAATTGGAGCGTGAGGAAGGTATTCGGCAGGAACAGGAGGCTGATGATGATTTTGAGATGGATGGTGCTGAGTTGACTGCAGAAGAACAAGAAGCCCTAGCTGAGatcaggaaaaagaaaagctttCTCATTCAACAGCATAGGATGAAGAAGAGTACTGCAGAGAGCCGACCAATTGTTCCCCGGAAATTTGACAAAGAGAGACAGTTCACTTCTGAAAGAATGGGAAGACAGTTATCATCTCTTGGACTTGATCCTAGTTTGGCGATTAATAGAGCTCGTAGTAAGTCCAGAGGTCGTAAGAGGGAGAGATCACCTGAAAGAGGAGAAGATGCCATGGATGTAGACAATGATCAACCTAGCAAGAAGCTGCTGCGCTTGAGGTCTAGATCTCGGTCGAGGTCACGTCCACCAAATGAAGTGGCCCCAGGAGAGGGTTTCAAGGACTCTGCTCAAAAGGTTAAGGCTGTGAAGCTGGCTAAGAAATCTGTAAAGAAGAGGAACAAGGATGCTCGGCGTGGAGAGGCTGACAGAGTCATTCCTTCTCTGAAACCCAAGCACTTGTTCTCTGGCAAAAGATCCATCGGAAAAACCCAGAGGCGTTAG